From the Excalfactoria chinensis isolate bCotChi1 chromosome 1, bCotChi1.hap2, whole genome shotgun sequence genome, one window contains:
- the DYRK2 gene encoding dual specificity tyrosine-phosphorylation-regulated kinase 2: MLTKKPSASAAAGAAYPAGRAGDSGRPLQSSPGAGAGVSRAGAGTGPPSPLALPPLRASNASHTVGGSKHTMNEHLHVGSHGQIQVQQLFEDNSNKRTVLTTQPNGLTTLGKSGLPVVQDRQSESAHRRQGSSSSLKSTDGTGKVKTSVMTPEQAMKQYMQKLTAFEHNEIFGYTEIYFLGPNAKKRQGVIGGPNNCGYDDDQGSYIQVPHDHIAYRYEVLKVIGKGSFGQVVKAYDHKMHQHVALKMVRNEKRFHRQAAEEIRILEHLRKQDKDNNMNVIHMLENFTFRSHICMTFELLSMNLYELIKKNKFQGFSLPLVRKFAHSILQCLDALHKNRIIHCDLKPENILLKQQGRSGIKVIDFGSSCYEHQRVYTYIQSRFYRAPEVILGARYGMPIDMWSLGCILAELLTGYPLLPGEDEGDQLACMIELLGMPSPKLLDSSKRAKNFVSSKGYPRYCTITTLSDGSIILNGGRSRRGKLRGPPESREWGNALKGCDDPLFLDFLKQCLEWDPAIRMTPSQALRHPWLRRRLPKPPTGEKASAKRITESTGAITSISKLPPTSSSASKLRTNLAQMTDANGNIQQRTVLPKLVS, encoded by the exons ATGTTAACCAAGAAACCCTCAGCGAGCGCCGCCGCCGGCGCTGCCTACCCGGCCG GCAGGGCAGGGGACAGCGGCCGTCCGCTGCAGTCTTCCCCGGGCGCCGGAGCCGGGGTCTCCCGGGCAGGAGCTGGGACCGGCCCGCCGTCGCCCCTCGCATTGCCGCCGCTCAGGGCCAGCAACGCCTCCCACACG GTTGGAGGCAGTAAGCACACAATGAATGAGCACCTCCATGTTGGTAGCCATGGACAAATCCAGGTTCAACAACTGTTTGAAGATAATAGTAACAAGAGGACGGTTCTGACAACACAGCCGAATGGACTTACAACGCTAGGCAAATCTGGATTGCCAGTGGTTCAGGACAGACAGTCAGAGAGTGCTCACAGACGACAGGGGAGCTCCAGCTCTTTAAAATCTACAGATGGAACAGGAAAGGTGAAAACCTCTGTCATGACACCAGAGCAGGCAATGAAGCAATACATGCAAAAACTAACAGCTTTTGAACATAATGAGATTTTTGGCTACACCGAAATATACTTTCTGGGTCCAAATGCAAAGAAGCGGCAAGGTGTGATTGGTGGTCCAAACAATTGCGGGTATGATGATGACCAGGGGTCATACATACAAGTACCCCACGATCATATTGCATACAGATATGAAGTCCTGAAAGTTATAGGGAAAGGAAGCTTCGGGCAGGTGGTGAAAGCCTACGATCACAAGATGCATCAACATGTGGCACTAAAAATGGTGAGAAATGAAAAGCGTTTCCACCGCCAAGCTGCGGAAGAAATTAGGATTCTGGAGCATCTCCGGAAACAAGATAAGGATAACAACATGAATGTTATTCACATGTTGGAAAACTTCACATTCCGTAGCCATATCTGCATGACATTTGAATTGCTGAGCATGAACCTGTATGAATTAATAAAGAAGAACAAGTTTCAGGGCTTCAGCCTGCCTTTGGTCCGCAAGTTTGCCCACTCCATTCTACAGTGCTTGGATGCTTTGcacaaaaacagaattattcACTGTGACCTTAAACCTGAGAACATTCTGTTAAAGCAACAGGGCCGAAGTGGTATCAAAGTGATTGATTTTGGCTCAAGTTGTTATGAGCATCAGCGTGTCTACACTTACATTCAGTCACGTTTTTATCGTGCGCCTGAAGTCATCCTTGGTGCTCGTTATGGGATGCCCATCGATATGTGGAGCTTGGGGTGTATTCTAGCGGAGCTTCTCACTGGCTATCCACTTTTACCTGGAGAAGATGAAGGAGACCAGCTGGCTTGCATGATCGAGCTGTTGGGCATGCCTTCCCCAAAACTTCTAGATTCATCCAAGCGAGCCAAAAACTTTGTGAGCTCTAAGGGATATCCCCGCTACTGCACCATCACAACCTTGTCTGATGGTTCTATAATACTGAACGGTGGACGCTCTCGGAGGGGAAAATTACGTGGCCCGCCAGAGAGCAGAGAATGGGGTAACGCATTAAAGGGGTGCGACGATCCCCTGTTCCTTGactttttaaaacagtgtttgGAATGGGATCCTGCTATCCGAATGACACCCAGCCAGGCTTTGCGACATCCCTGGCTAAGGCGACGGTTGCCGAAGCCTCCGACTGGGGAGAAGGCCTCAGCAAAGAGAATTACAGAGAGCACTGGTGCTATAACGTCGATTTCCAAGTTACCTCCGACTTCAAGCTCAGCTTCAAAACTGAGGACTAATTTGGCACAGATGACAGATGCCAATGGGAATATTCAGCAAAGAACAGTGTTGCCAAAACTCGTTAGCTGA